A part of Clostridiales bacterium genomic DNA contains:
- a CDS encoding TldD/PmbA family protein: MDVLMSNFLNRQKAAVKELVQKLSRRFSYVSVLGTDTLGKRYDVKKTGVSIKDSMWTERGFVARIYNGVNYFEYSFNDISGDNVDEIAKRITEIALDSLNNMKGRVKISSYPLIQEKEIEKSYTGQVGIDPADVSDSDILKKLNLVKDEGLNMSDIVVDIRATYECVHVSKIFISTKKDLQQSYIWSQAYIVPFVRENGKQKFFFKVFSGLKGVELINEVEPYLRETIETAKGLLNADNIEPGEYDVICSPEITGLIAHEAFGHGVEMDMFVKRRAKATEYIGKPVASKYVTMHDGASAAKEVSSYMFDDEGTLAHDTVIIDKGILKTGISDLLSSLKLKTEPTGNGKRESFERKAYSRMTNTFFSGGNDKLEDMISSIKYGYFLDGAESGMEDPKNWGIQCMLFIGREIKDGKFTGRIVSPVIMTGYVPDLLKSISMVSENVVLFGSGACGKGHKEYVKVSDGGPYIKTKARLG; encoded by the coding sequence TGCCGTCAAGGAGCTTGTACAAAAACTATCGAGGCGGTTTTCTTATGTGTCTGTGCTCGGAACAGACACTCTCGGGAAAAGGTATGATGTCAAAAAGACAGGGGTAAGTATAAAAGATTCGATGTGGACTGAAAGAGGATTTGTAGCGAGGATTTATAACGGCGTGAACTATTTCGAGTATTCATTCAACGATATATCGGGGGACAATGTTGATGAGATTGCAAAAAGGATAACTGAAATAGCTTTAGATTCCCTGAACAACATGAAGGGAAGGGTAAAAATATCTTCGTATCCTTTAATACAGGAGAAGGAAATAGAAAAATCGTATACCGGACAGGTGGGTATTGACCCCGCTGACGTAAGTGACAGCGATATTTTAAAAAAGTTAAACCTGGTTAAGGATGAAGGCTTAAATATGTCGGATATAGTAGTGGATATCAGAGCCACATATGAATGCGTTCATGTATCCAAAATATTTATATCCACAAAAAAAGACCTGCAGCAGTCATATATATGGAGCCAGGCATACATAGTGCCTTTTGTACGGGAAAACGGCAAACAAAAGTTTTTTTTCAAGGTCTTTTCGGGATTAAAGGGAGTAGAACTTATCAATGAAGTGGAGCCTTATTTAAGGGAAACAATCGAAACGGCGAAGGGATTATTAAATGCCGACAACATAGAACCCGGCGAATATGATGTGATATGTTCGCCTGAAATAACCGGGCTTATAGCGCATGAAGCCTTCGGTCACGGAGTGGAAATGGATATGTTCGTCAAAAGAAGGGCAAAAGCCACGGAGTATATTGGAAAGCCAGTCGCTTCGAAGTATGTAACAATGCATGACGGCGCTTCAGCTGCAAAAGAAGTTTCCTCATATATGTTTGATGATGAAGGCACCCTTGCCCATGATACCGTTATAATCGATAAAGGTATATTGAAAACAGGTATTTCCGATTTGCTTTCGTCTTTAAAGCTCAAAACGGAGCCTACAGGGAACGGCAAGAGGGAATCCTTCGAGAGAAAAGCCTATTCGAGGATGACAAATACATTCTTTTCCGGCGGAAATGATAAACTTGAAGACATGATATCTTCAATAAAGTACGGTTATTTTCTGGATGGGGCTGAAAGCGGAATGGAGGACCCCAAAAACTGGGGGATACAGTGCATGTTATTTATAGGAAGGGAAATAAAGGACGGAAAATTTACGGGCAGGATTGTTTCTCCGGTCATAATGACAGGATATGTTCCGGATCTTCTGAAATCCATATCGATGGTTTCAGAAAATGTAGTCTTGTTCGGTTCGGGCGCATGTGGAAAAGGCCACAAAGAATATGTAAAGGTGTCTGATGGCGGACCATATATTAAAACAAAAGCGAGGCTGGGGTAA